In the genome of Limnothrix sp. FACHB-406, one region contains:
- a CDS encoding D-alanine--D-alanine ligase family protein, translating to MSNPLRIGLLFGGRSGEHEVSIRSAAAAARALQADSNRDRYQVLPFYLQKDGLWQGPAVAQGVLESGQPLPSDDRPVDRAALWQFPPEASTVDVWFPTLHGPNGEDGSVQGLLQLMQVPWVGSGVLGSAAGMDKIAMKMLFAQAGLPQVAYRLVTRSEVWSNPCVFPKLCDQLEADLGYPCFVKPANLGSSVGIAKARSRAELEAALDSAASFDRRIIVEAAAGGKPREVECAVLGNDQPIASVIGEITFESEFYDYDTKYSDGAADLVIPAALPAPVVDRLQTMAKEAFLALDCAGLARVDFFYVEATGEIFLNEINTLPGFTATSMYPQLWEATGIPFPELVHRLVTLAIERHTVAQGAQ from the coding sequence ATGAGCAATCCCCTGCGTATTGGACTGTTGTTTGGTGGGCGATCGGGCGAGCATGAGGTGTCGATTCGATCGGCCGCGGCCGCGGCTCGGGCCCTGCAAGCAGACAGCAATCGCGATCGCTATCAGGTGTTGCCGTTCTATTTGCAAAAGGATGGACTTTGGCAAGGGCCAGCGGTGGCCCAAGGGGTTTTGGAGTCGGGGCAACCGTTGCCGAGTGACGATCGCCCCGTCGATCGCGCGGCGCTCTGGCAATTTCCGCCCGAGGCCAGCACGGTGGATGTGTGGTTTCCGACGCTGCACGGGCCTAATGGGGAAGATGGGTCAGTCCAAGGGCTGTTGCAACTGATGCAGGTTCCCTGGGTTGGGTCGGGGGTGCTGGGATCCGCAGCGGGCATGGACAAGATCGCCATGAAAATGCTGTTTGCCCAGGCGGGTTTGCCGCAAGTGGCCTATCGATTGGTGACTCGATCGGAAGTTTGGTCAAATCCTTGCGTGTTTCCGAAGCTTTGCGATCAGCTTGAAGCAGATTTGGGCTATCCCTGCTTTGTGAAACCGGCGAATCTCGGATCCTCCGTGGGCATTGCCAAGGCCCGATCGCGTGCTGAGTTGGAAGCGGCCCTGGACAGTGCAGCCAGTTTCGATCGACGAATCATTGTGGAAGCGGCGGCGGGGGGCAAACCACGGGAGGTGGAGTGCGCCGTGCTGGGCAATGATCAGCCGATCGCCTCGGTGATTGGGGAAATCACCTTCGAGAGCGAGTTTTATGACTACGACACCAAATATTCCGACGGGGCGGCGGATTTGGTGATTCCGGCAGCCTTGCCCGCCCCGGTGGTCGATCGCCTGCAAACCATGGCCAAGGAGGCTTTTTTAGCCCTCGATTGTGCTGGGTTAGCGCGGGTTGATTTTTTCTATGTGGAAGCCACGGGCGAAATCTTTTTGAACGAGATCAACACGCTGCCGGGTTTCACCGCCACCAGCATGTATCCCCAATTGTGGGAAGCGACCGGAATTCCCTTTCCGGAATTAGTACACCGATTGGTAACGCTAGCAATTGAACGTCATACCGTGGCACAAGGGGCGCAGTAA
- the panB gene encoding 3-methyl-2-oxobutanoate hydroxymethyltransferase has product MALRIQQLQQWKQQGRPIAALTAWDWLWARLLDRAGVDLLLVGDSLAMVALGYKTTLPLTLDQMIHHAAAVARGVESALVVVDLPFLTYQASEAEAIASAGRILKETGAQAVKLEGGYPEMAATVARLVRSGIPVMGHVGLTPQSVNQLGYRQQGRSPAEGDRILAEALALEAAGAFAIVLEHVPATLAERITRELTIPTIGIGAGNACDGQVLVTADLLGLSDQTPPFAKTYADLGAAVIAAAETYCQEVRSGQFPPAPLPAAAQTHQSIGS; this is encoded by the coding sequence TTGGCCTTGCGCATTCAACAGCTACAGCAATGGAAACAACAGGGTCGCCCGATCGCGGCTCTCACGGCCTGGGATTGGCTGTGGGCCCGTCTGCTCGATCGCGCGGGGGTTGATCTGCTGCTGGTAGGCGACTCCCTGGCCATGGTGGCTCTGGGCTACAAAACCACCCTGCCCCTGACCCTCGACCAAATGATTCACCACGCGGCCGCCGTTGCCCGTGGGGTGGAGAGCGCTTTGGTGGTGGTGGATTTACCCTTCTTGACCTACCAAGCCAGTGAGGCAGAAGCCATCGCCTCCGCCGGTCGGATTCTGAAGGAAACCGGGGCACAGGCCGTGAAGCTCGAAGGGGGCTATCCCGAAATGGCCGCCACCGTGGCTCGGTTGGTGCGATCGGGCATTCCCGTCATGGGCCACGTGGGCCTCACCCCCCAATCGGTGAATCAACTGGGTTATCGACAACAGGGCCGCAGCCCCGCTGAGGGCGATCGGATCCTGGCCGAAGCCCTCGCCCTAGAAGCGGCCGGTGCGTTTGCCATTGTTTTGGAGCATGTGCCCGCCACCCTGGCCGAGCGCATTACCCGAGAACTCACCATTCCCACCATTGGCATCGGGGCGGGCAATGCCTGCGATGGCCAAGTGCTGGTGACCGCCGACCTGTTGGGTTTGAGCGACCAAACCCCGCCTTTTGCCAAAACCTACGCGGATTTGGGAGCAGCGGTGATTGCGGCGGCGGAAACCTACTGCCAAGAGGTGCGATCGGGACAATTTCCACCGGCTCCCCTACCAGCCGCTGCCCAGACTCACCAGTCGATCGGCTCCTGA
- a CDS encoding PAS domain S-box protein → MTNPDAPQSSDPQPAGGDGGCVTATSQPLEPPVTPEAALQQLVAGLPLPIALVDGQGSYWAASPAWLTALSLPEATPGQSVMTLCPELATLWQPAIARASQGQTMRSEQPHWLQRSPHPGLWLEWEVAPWGNGGLGPNDAGHNLVCISLRVVSDRVVMEQAWKQLFIQSGSCLCTINSQGEFQFLNETWDQVLGWREEAIGRPFTDYVHPDDRTRTQAETHFSPQGTPTRVLENRYRRKDGTYRWFRWNFFWDRAQDLIYAVAQDITERRVLRLAQEQADTALRDNNERFRTMVANVPGVIYRCLGDRERTLLFASEAIEHLTGYRSETFVQYRNRTLQDLTHPEDRDRVWTEIQAAIAQQQPYRVEYRLGHVSGELRWVVEQGQPSFNHNRQLMWLDGVIFDVTDRKATEQALQSSKKRWSSLVQRIPVAIIEWLSDGRIITWNRAATELFGYTAEDMINQPFDRILPENEQPKVYALIADLMTGRGGSRFRNYNRTRDGRIILCEWQNAPLRNEQGDMIGCLSIATDITARILAEDRLRQSEERYRCLVEAMGQTLWRTNADGEVTEPMPHWAHFTGQSFADYCGQGWLMAVHPDDRGYTQEAWQTARQQRQPYKIEHRLRRADGEYRHMVVRGVPVLEADGTIREWVGVDTDITERKQAEIRLMEQERTLRTVLDTAPLLIWLTDAKGRVQLANRPLCQTFGVEESTLLAANHYQDVLGEESCRVCLLSDQRCLSLGKTIQVEEQFPNSAGELRDFDVVKTPLRDHTGAITGLLLVAIDTTERKQIEREQQRLLAILEATTDFVGTTDIHGNLTYVNPAGCAMLGYSAGEILRLNIAQLLHPSERNLIQEQFPQLLQEGVWQGEGLFCDRAGNPIPVSQVALVHYGRNGQVEYLSNVARNIAALKQVEQALRDSQHCLQRQVERERLINTLSTEIRKSIHGSKEQVIGFALEEIRLALGVDLTTFALYDQPVHDQVHQPIDQFNQLNQLAQPLEDQQLGEPINQQTDQPIDQQADQPATETILVTNSATDSATEVLAEGAWSIVAEARDPAIPSVIGTYHESQFGSLLAGLTRMEVVQIDDVKQLPLRERLTLSRMKVRSLLMVPVRIHGSRMAVISCLQMSHEHRWQPDEVALVQAVVNQVAIAKNQADLFERTEMAAAEARAKAIALEQALRELRLTQTKLVQQEKMSSLGQLVAGVAHEINNPVNFIYGNLAHTEDYSRDLLRLVALYRDFYPDLEQPIADLIEEIDLDFLMIDLPKMLDSMKLGAERIKEIVQSLRIFSRMDEAEMKVVNIHEGLDSTLTILNGRMKPKNNRLGIEVTREYGTLPEIECYAGQLNQVFMNILVNAIDTLEERDQQRSMAEMQANPSRIRIMTERRGEQAIIRIQDNGLGIPQEVQQRLFDPFYTTKPVGKGTGLGLSISYQIVTEKHGGTLICDSTPGAGSTFEITIPLWQPNAPS, encoded by the coding sequence ATGACCAACCCCGACGCTCCGCAATCTAGCGATCCGCAACCCGCCGGTGGCGATGGGGGTTGCGTGACGGCGACTTCGCAACCGTTGGAACCTCCCGTAACCCCTGAGGCAGCTTTACAACAGCTTGTGGCCGGGTTGCCCCTGCCGATCGCCCTGGTGGATGGCCAAGGGAGCTATTGGGCTGCCAGCCCGGCCTGGTTAACGGCGCTATCGCTGCCGGAAGCCACCCCCGGCCAATCGGTCATGACCCTTTGTCCAGAACTGGCCACCCTTTGGCAACCGGCCATTGCCCGAGCCAGTCAGGGGCAAACCATGCGCTCAGAGCAACCCCATTGGCTGCAACGGTCACCCCATCCGGGCCTTTGGTTGGAATGGGAGGTGGCTCCCTGGGGCAATGGCGGCCTTGGGCCGAACGATGCCGGGCACAACCTGGTTTGCATTTCCCTGCGGGTGGTGAGCGATCGGGTGGTGATGGAGCAAGCCTGGAAACAGCTTTTTATCCAATCGGGCAGTTGCCTTTGCACGATCAACAGTCAAGGGGAATTTCAATTTCTCAACGAAACCTGGGATCAGGTTTTGGGCTGGCGGGAAGAGGCGATCGGGCGGCCTTTCACCGATTACGTTCACCCGGACGATCGCACCCGCACCCAGGCGGAAACTCACTTTTCACCCCAAGGAACCCCCACCCGCGTCCTGGAAAATCGCTACCGACGCAAAGACGGAACCTATCGTTGGTTTCGCTGGAATTTCTTTTGGGATCGGGCCCAGGATCTGATCTACGCCGTTGCCCAAGACATCACCGAGCGGCGCGTGCTGCGCTTGGCCCAAGAACAGGCCGACACCGCCTTGCGAGACAACAACGAGCGCTTCCGCACCATGGTGGCCAATGTTCCCGGCGTGATCTATCGTTGTTTGGGCGATCGGGAACGGACATTGCTGTTTGCCAGCGAGGCGATCGAACATCTCACCGGTTACCGATCCGAAACCTTCGTTCAATATCGCAATCGCACCCTGCAAGACCTCACCCACCCCGAAGACCGCGATCGGGTGTGGACGGAAATTCAAGCCGCGATCGCCCAGCAGCAACCCTACCGCGTCGAGTATCGGCTTGGCCACGTCAGCGGCGAACTGCGTTGGGTGGTGGAACAGGGACAACCCAGCTTTAACCACAACCGACAACTGATGTGGCTGGATGGGGTGATTTTTGACGTAACCGATCGCAAAGCCACCGAACAAGCCCTTCAGTCCTCAAAAAAGCGCTGGTCATCCCTGGTGCAACGCATCCCCGTTGCCATCATTGAATGGCTCTCCGATGGGCGCATCATCACCTGGAACCGTGCCGCCACCGAACTCTTCGGCTACACCGCCGAAGACATGATCAATCAACCGTTCGATCGAATCCTGCCCGAAAACGAACAGCCCAAAGTCTATGCCCTGATTGCCGATCTGATGACCGGTCGTGGCGGCAGCCGGTTCCGCAACTACAACCGCACCCGCGACGGCCGCATCATCCTTTGCGAGTGGCAAAACGCCCCCCTTCGCAACGAACAGGGGGACATGATTGGCTGTCTGTCCATTGCCACCGACATCACCGCCCGCATCCTGGCCGAAGATCGCCTGCGCCAAAGCGAAGAACGCTATCGCTGCCTGGTGGAAGCCATGGGCCAAACCCTCTGGCGCACCAACGCCGATGGAGAAGTGACCGAACCCATGCCCCACTGGGCCCACTTCACCGGCCAATCCTTTGCGGACTACTGCGGCCAAGGTTGGTTGATGGCCGTTCACCCCGACGATCGCGGTTACACCCAAGAAGCTTGGCAAACGGCCCGACAACAGCGCCAGCCCTACAAAATTGAGCATCGGTTGCGCCGCGCCGATGGTGAATATCGCCACATGGTGGTGCGGGGTGTGCCCGTCCTGGAAGCCGATGGAACCATTCGCGAGTGGGTGGGGGTGGACACGGACATCACCGAACGCAAACAGGCCGAAATTCGTCTGATGGAACAGGAGCGCACCCTGCGCACCGTGCTGGACACGGCTCCCCTGCTGATTTGGCTCACGGATGCTAAAGGGCGAGTGCAATTGGCCAATCGGCCCCTCTGTCAAACCTTTGGTGTCGAAGAATCCACCCTGCTGGCGGCCAATCACTATCAAGACGTACTGGGAGAAGAGTCCTGCCGCGTTTGTCTGCTGTCCGATCAACGCTGCCTTTCCCTCGGGAAAACGATTCAGGTTGAAGAGCAGTTTCCCAATTCGGCCGGCGAATTGCGTGATTTTGATGTGGTCAAAACGCCCCTGCGAGATCACACGGGCGCAATTACCGGATTGCTGTTGGTGGCGATCGACACCACGGAGCGCAAGCAAATTGAACGGGAACAACAGCGCCTGTTAGCCATTTTGGAGGCGACCACGGACTTTGTGGGAACCACCGACATTCACGGCAACTTAACCTATGTCAACCCCGCTGGTTGCGCCATGTTGGGCTACAGCGCCGGGGAAATTTTGCGCTTGAACATTGCCCAGTTGCTCCACCCTTCAGAGCGAAACCTAATTCAAGAGCAGTTTCCCCAGTTGTTGCAGGAAGGCGTGTGGCAAGGGGAAGGCTTATTTTGCGATCGAGCCGGGAATCCGATTCCCGTGTCCCAAGTGGCTCTGGTGCATTACGGGCGCAATGGACAGGTGGAATATTTGTCCAACGTGGCCCGCAACATTGCAGCCCTGAAGCAGGTGGAACAGGCCCTGCGAGATTCCCAGCACTGTTTGCAACGACAGGTGGAACGGGAGCGGCTGATTAACACCCTGTCAACGGAAATTCGCAAAAGCATTCATGGCTCCAAGGAACAGGTGATTGGGTTTGCCTTGGAGGAAATTCGCCTGGCCTTGGGGGTTGATCTAACGACCTTTGCCCTGTATGACCAACCGGTTCATGATCAAGTGCATCAACCAATTGATCAATTCAATCAGCTCAATCAGTTAGCTCAGCCACTGGAGGATCAGCAACTCGGTGAGCCAATTAATCAACAAACTGACCAGCCAATTGACCAGCAAGCTGACCAGCCGGCCACAGAAACAATATTGGTGACCAATTCAGCAACTGATTCAGCAACTGAAGTGTTGGCAGAGGGGGCTTGGAGCATCGTGGCGGAAGCGAGAGATCCGGCCATTCCCTCGGTGATTGGTACTTACCATGAGTCCCAGTTTGGCTCGTTGCTGGCAGGGCTAACCCGTATGGAGGTGGTGCAAATTGACGATGTGAAGCAACTGCCTTTGCGAGAGCGGCTAACCCTGTCGCGGATGAAGGTTCGATCGCTCCTCATGGTGCCGGTGCGAATTCATGGCTCCCGAATGGCAGTAATTTCTTGCTTGCAGATGTCCCATGAGCATCGATGGCAGCCGGATGAGGTGGCGTTGGTGCAGGCGGTGGTGAATCAGGTGGCGATCGCTAAAAATCAGGCGGATTTGTTTGAGCGAACTGAAATGGCCGCCGCTGAAGCCCGGGCCAAGGCGATCGCCCTGGAGCAAGCATTGCGAGAATTGCGCCTGACCCAAACCAAATTGGTGCAACAGGAAAAAATGTCGAGTTTGGGGCAGTTGGTGGCCGGGGTAGCCCATGAGATTAATAATCCCGTGAACTTTATTTATGGCAACTTAGCTCATACGGAAGATTACAGCAGAGATCTATTGCGATTAGTGGCGTTATATCGCGACTTTTATCCTGATTTAGAACAGCCGATCGCTGACCTCATTGAGGAAATTGATCTGGACTTTTTGATGATTGATCTGCCCAAAATGCTTGATTCGATGAAATTGGGGGCAGAGCGAATTAAGGAAATTGTGCAATCGCTGCGGATTTTCTCACGCATGGATGAGGCGGAAATGAAGGTGGTGAATATCCATGAGGGATTGGATAGCACCCTGACGATTTTGAATGGGCGGATGAAACCGAAGAATAATCGGTTGGGTATTGAGGTAACTCGAGAGTATGGAACATTGCCAGAAATTGAGTGCTACGCGGGGCAGCTCAATCAGGTGTTTATGAATATTTTGGTCAACGCGATTGACACCTTGGAGGAACGAGATCAGCAGCGATCGATGGCGGAAATGCAAGCGAACCCGAGCCGAATTCGGATTATGACGGAACGCCGGGGAGAGCAAGCGATTATTCGGATTCAAGATAATGGTCTGGGAATTCCGCAGGAGGTGCAGCAGCGGCTGTTTGACCCGTTCTATACCACCAAGCCCGTGGGCAAGGGCACGGGGCTGGGATTGTCCATTAGCTACCAAATTGTGACCGAAAAACACGGGGGGACGCTGATTTGCGATTCGACCCCTGGGGCAGGCAGCACGTTTGAAATTACGATTCCACTCTGGCAGCCCAATGCGCCTTCTTGA